One genomic segment of Actinopolymorpha sp. NPDC004070 includes these proteins:
- a CDS encoding PH domain-containing protein, which produces MSEHDAHREPLAAGTPLPDGGDPAAVTALRRLHPATPVLNGWKWFALAIAAIGQNAVRDLNYKLFGLQVVAALVLGVVLGTFSWWFTKYRIEGEELRIESGFLFRRSRRIRIDRLQAVDIVRPVLARFLGVAELRLEVAGGGKTEAPLAYLNEPGAQQLRAELLARAAGLDADTPEAPEHRLVAVPPGVLLASTVVSAPFLTAVLGFVVVAIASVVVGEIVGLAFLLPWALGGLGVVWRQFVGEFGFTVSESPDGLRIRKGLLDTWAQTVPPGRVQGVEIEQQFLWRPKGWVKLSVDVAGYGGKGSEGQTSSTLLPVAPWPVAKALLERVLPGVDVDGVARVAAPRRARWLRPIGWRYLRHGVDARVFVSDAGWLTRRTAVVPHVKMQSVRATQGPYQRLLGLASVHVDTPVGPVNAVALHRSPDVARDLVRDQAERSRLARRTAGPERWMQHRVAVAAVPAQPPEPQPTDPGVRPEGSVRPDGDGGGDSAVGGSGSPST; this is translated from the coding sequence GTGAGCGAGCACGACGCGCACCGCGAACCCCTCGCCGCGGGGACCCCGCTGCCGGACGGTGGTGACCCGGCCGCGGTCACCGCGCTGCGCCGGCTGCACCCCGCGACTCCGGTACTGAACGGCTGGAAGTGGTTCGCGCTCGCGATCGCGGCGATCGGCCAGAACGCCGTCCGCGACCTGAACTACAAGCTGTTCGGCCTGCAGGTGGTGGCCGCGCTGGTCCTCGGCGTGGTGCTGGGGACGTTCTCGTGGTGGTTCACGAAGTACCGCATCGAGGGCGAGGAGCTGCGGATCGAGAGCGGCTTCCTGTTCCGGCGTTCGCGCCGGATCCGGATCGACCGGCTGCAGGCGGTGGACATCGTCCGGCCGGTGCTGGCGCGGTTCCTCGGGGTGGCCGAACTCCGGCTGGAGGTCGCCGGCGGCGGCAAGACCGAGGCCCCGCTGGCGTACCTGAACGAACCCGGAGCCCAGCAACTGCGGGCGGAGCTGCTGGCCCGGGCGGCCGGGCTGGACGCGGACACCCCGGAGGCGCCCGAGCACCGACTGGTCGCCGTACCACCGGGGGTCCTGCTGGCGTCCACCGTGGTCAGCGCGCCGTTCCTCACCGCCGTGCTGGGGTTCGTGGTGGTCGCGATCGCGTCGGTGGTCGTGGGCGAGATCGTCGGCCTGGCGTTCCTGCTGCCGTGGGCACTCGGCGGGCTCGGCGTGGTGTGGCGGCAGTTCGTCGGCGAGTTCGGCTTCACCGTGAGCGAGTCGCCGGACGGGCTGCGGATCCGCAAGGGCCTGCTGGACACCTGGGCGCAGACGGTCCCGCCGGGCCGGGTGCAGGGGGTGGAGATCGAGCAGCAGTTCCTGTGGCGGCCGAAGGGCTGGGTGAAGCTGTCGGTCGACGTGGCGGGTTACGGCGGTAAGGGCTCGGAAGGGCAGACCTCGTCCACCCTGCTGCCGGTCGCGCCCTGGCCGGTGGCGAAGGCGCTGCTGGAACGCGTCCTGCCCGGCGTCGACGTGGACGGCGTCGCCCGGGTGGCCGCGCCGCGGCGGGCCCGCTGGCTGCGCCCGATCGGCTGGCGCTACCTCCGGCACGGCGTGGACGCCCGGGTGTTCGTCAGCGACGCCGGCTGGCTGACCCGGCGGACCGCGGTCGTGCCGCACGTCAAGATGCAGAGCGTGCGGGCCACCCAGGGGCCGTACCAACGGCTGCTCGGCCTGGCCAGCGTGCACGTCGACACCCCGGTCGGCCCGGTGAACGCGGTCGCCCTGCACCGGTCGCCCGACGTGGCCCGGGACCTGGTGCGCGACCAGGCCGAACGCTCCCGGCTGGCCAGGCGCACCGCCGGTCCCGAGCGCTGGATGCAGCACCGGGTGGCGGTCGCCGCGGTCCCGGCGCAGCCGCCTGAGCCTCAGCCCACCGACCCCGGCGTACGACCGGAGGGTTCCGTACGACCGGACGGTGACGGTGGTGGCGACAGCGCCGTCGGCGGATCCGGCTCGCCCAGCACCTGA
- a CDS encoding SAM-dependent methyltransferase, with amino-acid sequence MGDASRRDWRTWRAATEEALYGAGGFFRTQAPSEHFRTSVHVSPAFAAALLRLARAVGARTVVDVGAGRGELLRALHALDADLGLVGVEVAERPAGLPAPVLWSATLPDEVDGLLVANEWLDNIPVDVAELDDARVPRLVEVDAATGDERLGAPAGEEDLAWLAEWWPLADGPPGARAEIGLPRDLAWADVVRRLRSGLALAVDYGHVRWRRPPTGTLRGYRSGRTVAPVPDRSCDITAHVAVDAVARAGERAGAEETLLTSQRAALTALGVDATRPPLALAGSDPAGYLGALTRAGEAAELVAAGGLGDFWWLAQAATPGQGTHGGVRAGGLRQVLGEPDPPTALSPPPSPSGRTEPSGRTPGSVG; translated from the coding sequence ATGGGGGACGCGAGCAGGCGCGACTGGCGGACGTGGCGGGCCGCGACCGAGGAGGCGCTGTACGGCGCGGGGGGCTTCTTCCGTACGCAGGCGCCGTCCGAACACTTCCGTACGTCCGTGCACGTCTCCCCTGCCTTCGCGGCCGCGCTGCTGCGGCTGGCCCGGGCCGTCGGCGCACGGACAGTGGTCGACGTCGGCGCCGGGAGAGGCGAGCTCCTGCGTGCCCTGCACGCTCTCGACGCGGACCTCGGACTGGTCGGGGTCGAGGTGGCCGAGCGACCGGCCGGCCTGCCGGCGCCCGTGCTCTGGTCGGCCACCCTCCCGGACGAGGTCGACGGGCTGCTGGTCGCGAACGAGTGGCTGGACAACATCCCCGTCGACGTGGCCGAACTCGACGACGCCCGGGTACCACGGCTGGTGGAGGTCGACGCCGCCACCGGGGACGAACGCCTGGGCGCACCCGCGGGCGAGGAGGACCTCGCCTGGCTGGCCGAGTGGTGGCCACTGGCCGACGGGCCGCCCGGCGCCCGGGCTGAGATCGGCCTGCCGCGCGACCTCGCCTGGGCCGATGTCGTACGCCGGCTGCGGTCCGGGCTGGCCTTGGCCGTGGACTACGGCCACGTGCGGTGGCGGCGCCCACCGACGGGCACCCTGCGCGGCTACCGCTCCGGCCGGACGGTCGCGCCGGTGCCCGACCGTTCCTGCGACATCACCGCCCACGTGGCCGTGGACGCGGTGGCCCGGGCAGGCGAACGCGCCGGCGCAGAGGAGACGCTGCTCACCTCCCAGCGCGCGGCGCTGACCGCGCTGGGCGTGGACGCCACCCGGCCGCCGCTGGCACTGGCCGGATCGGACCCGGCGGGCTATCTGGGTGCGCTGACCCGGGCCGGCGAGGCGGCCGAACTCGTCGCTGCCGGCGGGCTCGGCGACTTCTGGTGGCTGGCCCAGGCGGCGACACCGGGCCAGGGCACCCATGGAGGCGTTCGGGCGGGCGGCCTGCGTCAGGTGCTGGGCGAGCCGGATCCGCCGACGGCGCTGTCGCCACCACCGTCACCGTCCGGTCGTACGGAACCCTCCGGTCGTACGCCGGGGTCGGTGGGCTGA
- a CDS encoding sensor histidine kinase: MRLHQLYDWPRRRPYLVDGALAASIATFGLPVGYAVDQVLGLLVSTALIVPLVWRRRYPMRVFLVVTLACLAQVLFMRSPIGADVAFLFALYSASAYSRQTAARVGALLVGAVGSFLGPVDWGLFTYSSRGALDVLLPGLVLLAMVALVWTFGDLMRTRRAYVGELEERARRLEFERDQQARLARSAERARIARELHDVIAHSLSVVVAQADGGLYAGAKDAEAARTALATIGKTGRQALAEMRRLLGVLRTDSAPSIVSGEPAGAWPEGLPYARSDTRPDGWSYARSGHRFDPGPDGDAGPGRGTVRPIAAEPAGPDLSPQPSLAQLPDLIEQVRASGLPIEVQVDGHERPLTGGTELAAYRVVQEALTNTLKHGGPRTSATVRLRYDQDRLRIHVLDDGRGGAAHGDGNGHGILGMRERVAVYGGLLRAGPRIGGGFEVLAEIPLSADETRVGT; the protein is encoded by the coding sequence GTGCGCCTCCACCAGCTCTACGACTGGCCGCGCCGCCGGCCCTACCTCGTGGACGGCGCGCTGGCCGCCTCGATCGCGACGTTCGGGCTGCCGGTCGGGTACGCCGTGGACCAGGTGCTCGGCCTCCTCGTCAGTACGGCACTGATCGTGCCGCTGGTGTGGCGGCGCCGCTACCCGATGCGGGTGTTCCTCGTGGTCACCCTGGCCTGCCTGGCCCAGGTGCTGTTCATGAGGTCGCCGATCGGTGCCGACGTCGCGTTCCTCTTCGCGCTCTACTCCGCCAGCGCCTACTCCCGGCAGACGGCGGCCCGGGTCGGCGCGCTCCTGGTCGGTGCGGTCGGGTCGTTCCTGGGTCCGGTCGACTGGGGACTGTTCACCTACTCCTCCCGCGGCGCGCTCGACGTGCTGCTGCCCGGCTTGGTCCTGCTGGCGATGGTGGCGTTGGTGTGGACGTTCGGCGACCTCATGCGCACCCGCCGGGCGTACGTCGGCGAGCTGGAGGAACGCGCCCGGCGGCTGGAGTTCGAACGCGACCAGCAGGCCCGGCTGGCCCGGTCGGCCGAGCGGGCCCGGATCGCCCGGGAGCTGCACGACGTGATCGCGCACTCGTTGTCGGTGGTGGTCGCTCAGGCCGACGGCGGGCTGTACGCCGGCGCCAAGGACGCCGAGGCGGCCCGGACCGCCCTGGCCACCATCGGGAAGACCGGCAGGCAGGCGCTGGCGGAGATGCGCCGGCTCCTGGGCGTACTCCGCACCGACTCCGCACCCTCGATCGTGTCCGGCGAGCCGGCCGGTGCCTGGCCCGAAGGGCTGCCGTACGCCCGCTCGGACACCCGGCCGGACGGCTGGTCGTACGCCCGCTCCGGCCACCGCTTCGATCCGGGTCCGGACGGCGACGCCGGGCCGGGCCGCGGCACCGTGCGACCGATCGCTGCCGAACCCGCAGGCCCGGACCTTTCCCCCCAGCCGAGCCTGGCCCAGTTGCCCGACCTGATCGAGCAGGTGCGTGCCAGCGGCCTGCCGATCGAGGTGCAGGTCGACGGCCACGAGCGCCCGCTCACCGGCGGCACCGAACTCGCGGCGTACCGCGTCGTGCAGGAGGCGCTGACGAACACCCTCAAGCACGGCGGGCCGCGCACCAGCGCCACGGTCCGGCTGCGCTACGACCAGGACCGGCTTCGGATCCACGTCCTCGACGACGGTCGCGGCGGTGCGGCGCACGGCGACGGCAACGGGCACGGCATCCTTGGGATGCGCGAACGCGTCGCGGTCTACGGCGGTCTCCTGCGGGCCGGTCCGCGGATCGGCGGGGGTTTCGAGGTGCTGGCGGAGATCCCGCTCAGCGCAGATGAGACGAGGGTGGGTACGTGA
- a CDS encoding response regulator transcription factor — MKIRVFLVDDQVLVRTGFTMVVDSQPDMEVVGQAGNGAEALERLSVVGADVVLMDVRMPRMDGVEATRRLRARGETAPRVIVLTTFDLDEYAFTALKAGAAGFLLKDAPPDDLLSAVRTVHSGDSVVAPSTTRRLLEHFAPHLPDREERPDERVTGLTEREREVLLEVARGLSNAEIGARLHLAEATVKTHVGRILAKLGLRDRVQLVVFAYENGLVRAGR, encoded by the coding sequence GTGAAGATCCGGGTCTTCCTGGTCGACGACCAGGTGCTCGTCCGCACCGGCTTCACGATGGTGGTCGACTCCCAGCCCGACATGGAGGTCGTCGGCCAGGCGGGCAACGGCGCCGAGGCCCTCGAACGCCTCAGCGTGGTCGGCGCCGACGTCGTCCTGATGGACGTACGCATGCCCCGGATGGACGGCGTGGAGGCGACCCGCCGGCTGCGGGCGCGCGGCGAGACGGCACCCCGGGTGATCGTCCTCACCACCTTCGACCTGGACGAGTACGCCTTCACCGCGCTCAAGGCCGGTGCCGCGGGGTTCCTGCTCAAGGACGCGCCGCCGGACGACCTGCTGTCGGCGGTCCGGACGGTCCACTCCGGTGACTCGGTGGTCGCACCGAGCACGACCCGCCGGCTGCTGGAACACTTCGCCCCGCACCTGCCCGACCGGGAGGAACGCCCCGACGAGCGGGTCACCGGCCTCACCGAACGCGAGCGCGAGGTGTTGCTGGAGGTGGCCCGCGGCCTGTCCAACGCCGAGATCGGTGCCCGGCTGCACCTCGCCGAGGCGACCGTGAAGACCCACGTCGGCCGGATCCTCGCCAAGCTCGGGTTGCGCGACCGGGTGCAGCTGGTGGTCTTCGCGTACGAGAACGGCCTGGTCCGCGCCGGCCGCTAG
- a CDS encoding ABC transporter ATP-binding protein, with protein MTTAPSTVGVQPAASAVNLVKTYGSGPTAVRALDEVSLEFGAGQFTAIMGPSGSGKSTLMHCLAGLDAATSGSVVLGGTDLTTLSDRQLTVLRRERVGFVFQAFNLMPTLTAEQNITLPLELAGRRPDGKWLATLVDVLGLADRLKHRPSELSGGQQQRVAIARALASRPDVVFADEPTGNLDSRTGAEVLSFLRQSVREFGQTIVMVTHDPVAASYADRVVLVADGRVVGEIDRPSADAVLDAMRELGA; from the coding sequence ATGACAACCGCGCCATCGACGGTCGGCGTCCAACCGGCCGCCAGCGCCGTCAACCTGGTCAAGACCTACGGCTCCGGGCCCACCGCGGTCCGCGCACTGGACGAGGTTTCGTTGGAGTTCGGCGCGGGGCAGTTCACCGCGATCATGGGCCCGTCCGGGTCGGGCAAGTCGACGCTGATGCACTGCCTGGCCGGGCTGGACGCGGCGACGTCGGGTTCGGTCGTGCTCGGCGGCACCGACCTGACCACGCTGTCGGACCGCCAGCTCACGGTGTTGCGCCGGGAGCGGGTCGGGTTCGTCTTCCAGGCGTTCAACCTGATGCCCACCTTGACCGCCGAGCAGAACATCACCCTTCCCCTGGAGCTGGCAGGTCGCCGTCCGGACGGGAAGTGGCTGGCCACGCTGGTCGACGTGCTCGGTCTCGCCGACCGGCTGAAGCACCGTCCGTCCGAACTCTCCGGCGGCCAGCAGCAGCGGGTGGCGATCGCCCGCGCGCTGGCGTCGCGCCCGGACGTGGTCTTCGCCGACGAGCCCACCGGAAACCTCGACTCCCGTACCGGCGCGGAGGTGTTGTCGTTCCTGCGCCAGTCGGTACGCGAGTTCGGGCAGACGATCGTCATGGTCACCCACGACCCGGTGGCCGCGTCCTACGCCGACCGGGTGGTCCTGGTCGCCGACGGCCGGGTGGTCGGCGAGATCGACCGGCCGTCCGCGGACGCGGTGCTGGACGCGATGCGTGAGCTGGGGGCCTGA
- a CDS encoding ABC transporter permease has protein sequence MRRMILAALRGHAGRYVAGGLAIMLGVAFVATALMVLSSAQAAMAQAAGAQYARADLVVTNSGEPITPAVVHRLGRLEGVAGAAGLAGGGVRVTFPDASRPTFAGLSGLPADPSFRWHRVDSGRLPSGPAEVAVPRDLARDRGLKVGSVLRVHPVKGPARPVRVVGVVSGGSLLDSSALVANDRAIAAWSGQVTYGEVLVRTSTGADGAAVTDRLHKALKGGATVQTAAQRTDDQVRSFTNGVDVLGGFLLGFAGIAVFVATLVVANTFTILLAQRTRELALLRCVGALRRQIFGSVVIESLLLGLVASIAGIAVGTGLAGLAVVLLGRSPLGIPTGGLVVTPVGIVVPLVVGLVTTVLAALAPARRATRVSPLAALRPELAVGARSRAGIVRTTLAVLCVLAGAAALFGAMTLTGFLTALAVGIGGGLLSFVGILLGAPLLVPALVRLLGALTGRFGGPPARLAVGNAVRNPRRTAATAAALLVGVTLIAMMSVGAASVQSSFHASLDSRYPLDLSVDVATGALPDAVVKGMPKVEGVSRTARLTGAQVRVASAGRAASGGAAPGQAIETTVSAVEPSAANAVVRDPALLRGLGDGTAIIGPSTANSIGVDDGGRLVLGTGKPRVELRARVVRSEALPQVLVSSADLARVAPKAPVTSVWARVADTADGTQVVSRAQEVVGNDDTIHLGGAAAERAVYDKVLNVLLLVATGLLAVAVVIALVGVGNTLSLSVLERTREQAMLRALGLTRGQLRAMLAGEALLIAAAAVVAGLVLGTAYGFAGTRILLGEVTSHIELGVPVARLALVAAVALAAGLAASVLPARRAVRVPPAAAIGTE, from the coding sequence ATGCGCCGGATGATCCTCGCCGCCCTTCGCGGCCACGCCGGCCGGTACGTCGCCGGCGGCCTGGCCATCATGCTCGGCGTCGCGTTCGTCGCCACCGCGCTGATGGTGCTGAGCTCGGCCCAGGCCGCGATGGCGCAGGCCGCAGGCGCGCAGTACGCCCGTGCCGACCTCGTGGTCACCAACTCCGGAGAGCCGATCACCCCCGCGGTGGTCCACCGGCTCGGCCGGCTCGAGGGTGTGGCCGGCGCCGCCGGGCTGGCCGGCGGCGGTGTCCGGGTGACGTTCCCCGACGCGTCCCGGCCGACCTTCGCGGGCCTGTCCGGGCTACCCGCCGACCCGTCCTTCCGCTGGCACCGGGTCGACAGCGGCCGGTTGCCGTCCGGGCCCGCCGAGGTGGCCGTCCCCCGTGACCTCGCCCGCGACCGGGGCCTGAAGGTCGGCTCGGTGCTGCGGGTCCATCCGGTCAAGGGGCCCGCCCGTCCGGTCCGGGTGGTCGGCGTGGTCAGCGGCGGCTCGCTGCTGGACAGCTCCGCGCTGGTCGCCAACGACCGGGCGATCGCGGCCTGGTCCGGTCAGGTGACCTACGGCGAGGTGCTGGTGCGCACCAGCACCGGTGCCGACGGGGCCGCCGTCACGGACCGGCTGCACAAGGCCCTCAAGGGCGGCGCGACCGTGCAGACCGCCGCCCAGCGCACCGACGACCAGGTCAGGTCGTTCACCAACGGCGTCGACGTGCTCGGCGGCTTCCTGCTCGGGTTCGCGGGCATCGCGGTCTTCGTGGCCACGCTCGTGGTGGCCAACACGTTCACCATCCTGCTCGCCCAGCGCACCCGCGAACTCGCCCTGCTGCGCTGCGTCGGCGCCCTTCGCCGGCAGATCTTCGGGTCGGTGGTGATCGAGTCGCTGCTGCTCGGGCTGGTCGCGTCGATCGCCGGGATCGCCGTGGGTACCGGCCTCGCCGGGCTCGCGGTGGTCCTCCTGGGCCGGTCGCCGCTCGGCATCCCGACCGGCGGGCTGGTGGTGACCCCGGTAGGGATCGTCGTACCGCTCGTGGTCGGCCTGGTCACCACCGTGCTCGCCGCGCTCGCCCCTGCCCGCAGGGCGACCCGGGTGTCGCCGCTGGCGGCGCTGCGGCCGGAGCTCGCGGTCGGCGCCCGGTCCCGGGCCGGAATCGTCCGGACGACGCTCGCGGTGCTGTGCGTGCTGGCCGGCGCGGCCGCGTTGTTCGGCGCGATGACGCTGACCGGATTCCTGACCGCGCTCGCGGTCGGGATCGGTGGCGGGCTGTTGTCGTTCGTCGGCATCCTGCTCGGCGCGCCTCTGCTCGTACCCGCGCTGGTACGCCTGCTGGGCGCGCTGACCGGACGGTTCGGCGGCCCGCCGGCCCGGCTGGCCGTCGGCAACGCGGTCCGCAACCCGCGCCGCACCGCGGCCACCGCGGCTGCCCTCCTGGTCGGAGTGACCCTGATCGCGATGATGAGCGTGGGCGCGGCGTCGGTGCAGAGCTCGTTCCACGCCTCGCTGGACAGCAGGTACCCGCTCGACCTGAGCGTGGACGTCGCGACCGGTGCTCTGCCGGACGCGGTGGTGAAGGGGATGCCGAAGGTCGAGGGGGTCTCGCGTACGGCGCGTCTCACCGGCGCGCAGGTCCGTGTCGCCTCGGCCGGGCGCGCGGCGTCCGGCGGTGCGGCGCCGGGGCAGGCGATCGAGACGACCGTCTCCGCGGTGGAACCCTCGGCGGCGAACGCCGTCGTACGCGACCCCGCCCTGCTTCGCGGCCTCGGCGACGGTACGGCGATCATCGGGCCGTCGACGGCGAACTCGATCGGCGTCGACGACGGCGGCCGGCTCGTCCTCGGCACGGGGAAGCCCAGGGTCGAGCTGCGCGCCCGGGTGGTGAGAAGCGAGGCCCTCCCCCAGGTGCTGGTGAGCTCGGCCGACCTGGCCCGGGTGGCGCCGAAGGCACCGGTCACCTCGGTCTGGGCGCGGGTCGCCGACACCGCCGACGGCACCCAGGTGGTCAGCCGGGCCCAGGAGGTCGTCGGGAACGACGACACCATCCACCTCGGCGGCGCTGCGGCCGAACGCGCGGTCTACGACAAGGTGCTGAACGTCCTGCTGCTGGTGGCCACCGGCCTGCTCGCCGTGGCCGTGGTGATCGCCCTGGTCGGCGTGGGCAACACGCTCAGCCTGTCGGTGCTCGAACGCACCCGCGAACAGGCGATGCTACGTGCTCTCGGGCTCACCCGCGGCCAGCTGCGGGCGATGCTCGCCGGCGAGGCGTTGCTGATCGCGGCGGCCGCGGTGGTCGCCGGGCTGGTGCTCGGCACGGCGTACGGCTTCGCCGGTACGCGGATCCTGCTGGGCGAGGTGACCTCGCACATCGAGCTCGGCGTTCCGGTCGCCCGGCTGGCGCTGGTGGCGGCGGTCGCGCTGGCGGCCGGGCTGGCCGCGTCGGTGCTGCCGGCGCGGCGCGCGGTGCGGGTGCCTCCGGCCGCGGCGATCGGCACCGAGTGA
- a CDS encoding DUF1707 and DUF4190 domain-containing protein: MGTDWHSMRASDADRERAADVLKAALAEGRLDWGEHHDRVDAVMEARTYGELAELIADLPVGPTPFPIPQQQSPEQLPAGQPGQAIPPTVPFGGIGQHAGLHPGQPRLPGVRGMYPGELPGALPGTHPANPGYPSNRLPPAPPAPLANPWANYVPAPVRATEPLAKVSVACAVLGLCTTGMSAVPAIVTGHLALARIRRTNGDGIGLAVTGLVLGYLELAVVAAVFVLSVVLGLGR, encoded by the coding sequence ATGGGCACCGACTGGCACTCGATGCGGGCGTCCGACGCCGACCGGGAACGCGCGGCAGACGTGCTCAAGGCCGCCCTCGCGGAGGGCCGGCTGGACTGGGGCGAACACCACGACCGCGTCGACGCGGTGATGGAAGCCCGTACCTACGGCGAACTCGCCGAGCTCATCGCCGACCTCCCCGTCGGTCCCACTCCGTTCCCCATCCCCCAGCAGCAGTCGCCCGAACAACTGCCGGCCGGCCAGCCGGGCCAGGCGATCCCGCCGACGGTGCCGTTCGGCGGGATCGGCCAGCACGCCGGACTGCATCCCGGCCAGCCCAGGCTGCCGGGCGTACGCGGCATGTACCCCGGTGAGCTACCGGGTGCGCTTCCCGGTACCCACCCGGCCAACCCGGGCTATCCCTCCAACCGGCTGCCGCCCGCGCCACCCGCGCCCCTGGCGAACCCCTGGGCCAACTACGTGCCCGCGCCGGTACGCGCGACCGAACCGCTGGCCAAGGTGTCCGTCGCCTGTGCGGTCCTCGGCCTGTGCACCACCGGAATGAGCGCCGTGCCCGCCATCGTCACCGGGCACCTCGCCCTGGCCCGCATCCGCCGGACCAACGGCGACGGCATCGGGCTCGCGGTCACCGGCCTGGTGCTCGGCTACCTCGAACTCGCCGTCGTGGCGGCGGTGTTCGTGCTGTCGGTGGTGCTCGGCCTGGGCCGCTGA
- a CDS encoding DUF1707 and DUF4190 domain-containing protein, with amino-acid sequence MNNWHTMRASDADRERAADILKAAFAEGRLNPTEHRTRLDAVLRSQTYGEIQRQVADLPAGPAPFVPPSFDAANRALQANPWGPNAIAPVRRTEPLAKASLIMGAVAPLTCGMSAIPAIITGHLALGRVANSGDDGRGMAIGGLVLGYLHVVGGAVFMLAAMLFGLR; translated from the coding sequence ATGAACAACTGGCACACGATGCGCGCGTCCGACGCCGACCGGGAGCGCGCGGCCGACATCCTCAAGGCGGCGTTCGCCGAGGGACGGCTCAACCCCACCGAGCACCGCACCCGCCTGGACGCGGTCCTGCGGTCCCAGACCTACGGCGAGATCCAGCGCCAGGTGGCCGACCTGCCCGCCGGGCCGGCGCCGTTCGTGCCGCCTTCCTTCGATGCCGCCAACCGGGCGCTGCAGGCGAACCCGTGGGGCCCGAACGCGATCGCCCCGGTGCGGCGGACCGAGCCGCTGGCCAAGGCATCCCTGATCATGGGGGCGGTCGCGCCGCTGACCTGCGGCATGTCCGCCATACCCGCCATCATCACCGGCCACCTCGCGCTGGGCCGCGTCGCCAACTCCGGGGACGACGGCCGCGGGATGGCCATCGGCGGCCTGGTCCTCGGCTACCTCCACGTCGTCGGCGGCGCGGTGTTCATGCTGGCGGCGATGCTCTTCGGCCTGCGCTGA
- a CDS encoding type III pantothenate kinase, whose protein sequence is MLLAVDVGNTHTVLGLFDRTRLVEHWRVSTEDRRTADELAVLVAGLLAGHTGAEGVTGVAICSTVPTVLHELREMVARYYGEVPSVIVEPGVRTGVPVLMDNPREVGADRIVNALAVYEQYGTAAIVVDFGTATTFDVVSERGEYIGGAISPGIEISLEALGRRGAQLRRVELLRPRTVIAKNTVEALQSGAVYGFAGQVDGLVTRMIDELGLDPAAVTVVATGGLAPVVVEECRKVNAHEPWLTLHGLRLVFARNQPAS, encoded by the coding sequence ATGCTGCTCGCTGTCGACGTGGGCAACACCCACACCGTGCTCGGCCTGTTCGACCGAACCCGGCTGGTCGAGCACTGGCGGGTGTCCACCGAGGACCGGCGGACCGCGGACGAGCTCGCGGTGCTGGTCGCCGGGCTGCTCGCCGGGCACACCGGCGCGGAGGGCGTGACAGGGGTGGCGATCTGTTCGACGGTGCCGACGGTCCTGCACGAACTCCGGGAGATGGTCGCCCGCTACTACGGCGAGGTGCCGAGCGTGATCGTGGAGCCGGGCGTACGCACCGGCGTACCCGTGTTGATGGACAACCCCCGCGAGGTGGGCGCGGACCGGATCGTGAACGCGCTCGCGGTGTACGAGCAGTACGGCACCGCTGCCATCGTGGTCGACTTCGGCACGGCCACGACGTTCGACGTGGTGAGCGAACGCGGGGAGTACATCGGCGGGGCGATCTCACCCGGTATCGAGATCTCACTGGAGGCGCTGGGCCGCCGGGGCGCGCAGCTGCGCCGGGTGGAGCTTCTCCGCCCGCGTACGGTCATCGCCAAGAACACCGTCGAGGCGTTGCAGTCCGGCGCCGTCTACGGTTTCGCCGGCCAGGTCGACGGGCTCGTTACTCGGATGATCGACGAGCTCGGTCTGGACCCGGCCGCCGTCACGGTGGTGGCCACCGGTGGGCTCGCCCCGGTCGTCGTCGAGGAGTGCCGCAAGGTGAACGCGCACGAGCCGTGGCTCACCCTGCACGGCCTGCGTCTGGTCTTCGCCCGCAACCAGCCCGCCAGCTGA
- a CDS encoding STAS domain-containing protein, with protein MGDVDDSRDTGGTGEGRGTGEIREAEDIREVEVADHGDEEILVHLRGRIDEGLRPRLDAAVERVALLADIDGHDRVVVDVRDVTALEHAGLCFLSALARQGERRDQDVALAMVNEQTRRALEAAHWPHRPVMSGS; from the coding sequence ATGGGCGACGTCGACGACAGCCGAGACACCGGCGGCACCGGCGAGGGCCGCGGCACGGGCGAGATCCGCGAGGCCGAGGACATCCGCGAGGTCGAGGTGGCCGACCACGGAGACGAGGAGATCCTGGTCCACCTGCGTGGCCGGATCGACGAGGGGTTGCGCCCGCGGCTGGACGCGGCGGTGGAGAGAGTCGCGCTGCTGGCCGACATCGACGGCCACGACCGGGTGGTGGTGGACGTACGGGACGTGACCGCGCTGGAGCATGCCGGTCTGTGCTTCCTGTCCGCCCTGGCCCGCCAGGGTGAGCGGCGCGACCAGGACGTTGCGCTGGCCATGGTCAACGAGCAGACCAGGCGGGCGCTGGAGGCCGCGCACTGGCCGCACCGCCCGGTCATGTCCGGCTCGTAG